The sequence AGCTCGTGGTAGTGCAGGACGCCGCCGGGCTGGTAGTCGACCCAGGCGGCGCCGACGGCGGCCCGGCCGCCCAACGACAACGGCCGTGCCGCCGCGCCCAGAACCTCGGGCAGCGGCGGCACGGCGCGCATCGGGACCAGGAAGACCGAGAGGTACATCTGTCCGCGCAGGTGCCAGGGCTCGGGCGGGTACATGCCTCCACACTGGCACCGATGTATCAGTAACGGAAGCGGGACACCACGCTCTGCAGCTGGTTCGCGGTGGTGGTGAGCTCGTCGGCCGCGCGGCGGGTGTCACCGACCGAGTCGGTGGTGCGGCGGGTCGCCTCCGACACCCCGGTGATGGTCGCCGCGATCTCCCCGGCGCCGCCGGCCGCCTCGGCCAGCGTCCGGTTCATCTCCTGGGTGGTCGCGGTCTGCTCCTCGACCGCCGAGGCGATGGTCAGCTGCAGGCCGTTGATCCGCTCGATGATCTCGCTGATCTCCTCGATCGCGCTGACCGCGCCGCTGGTGTCGGCCTGGATCGACTGCACCCGCTGGGAGATGTCCTCGGTGGCCTTGGCGGTCTCCTGGGCCAGGTCCTTGACCTCGCCGGCCACGACGGCGAAGCCCTTGCCCAGCTCACCGGCGCGGGCCGCCTCGATCGTCGCGTTCAGGGCCAGCAGGTTGGTCTGCTCGGCGATGCTGGTGATCACCTTGACCACGGTGGCGATCTCCGCGGACGACTCGCCGAGCCGGGCCACGATCGCGTTGGTCGCCGCGGCCGCCTGCACCGCCTGCACCACGACGTCGGTCGCCTCCGAGGTGGAGACGCTGATGTCGCGGATCGCCGAGCCCATCTCCTGGGCGCCGGCCGAGACCACCTGCAGGTTGCCGGAGACCGTCTCCGCGGCGGCGGAAACCGTGCCGGCCTGGGCGGACGCCTCGGTGGCGGCCGCGTCGACGGCGGTGGACACCGAGGTCAGCTGGCCGGCCGCGTGCTGCAGGGTGGCCGCGCTGCCGGCCAGCTGCACCACGTCGTCGCGGAGCCGGGCGATGCCCCGGTCCAGCGCGGCGGCCATCTGGCCGACCTCGTCCTGTCCGACCACCCCGGAGGTACGGGTCAGGTCGCCCTCGGCCAGCCCCTCGGCCAGCCGGGAGACCCCGCGGACGTCGGCGCGCACCCGCGCCGCCACCCGGAATCCCATCAGCAGGCTGAGCAGCACCCCGACGGCGAGCACGCCGGCGATGGTCCAGCTCGCCGAGGTGGCCGCCGAGTCGGCGTCGGCGATCTGCGTCTCCGCCATGGCGGCGGCCTGGTCCTGCAGGCCCTTCGCGTCGGCGCCCAGCTTGTCGTGCAGCTGGGTGTATTCGGTGAGGACCCGGGTGAGCTCCGCCTGCGACAGGTTGCTGCTGTCCTGGTCCAGGAAGGCCAGGAAGGCATCCCAGTCCTTCTGCGTCCGGGCCACCGCGGCGTCGCCCGGCAGCGCGGTCTCCAGGCTGCTCAGCGCACCCTCGACGGCCTTCTTGTTGGCCGCCATGACCTCGCCGATCTCCTTGGCGAACTGCGGGTAGAGCTGCATCGAGGACGAGTTGCCGACGAACGCCTCGACGTTCTGGCTGAACGACGTGACCGCCGACTGGATCGCGATGGACTTGTGCTGTGCGTCCGCCGCCTTCTGGTTCAGATCGTGTACCGTGCTGATCGACATCCCGCCGACGATCAGGCCGCCGACCGTTGCTGTCAGCGCCGCGGCCCCGATCTTCGTCCGGAGGGAGCGGTTGTCGAACGCGCCGCCCAAGCCCATCTCATACCTCTTTCAGCAGTGTTTGACACCCGCTGAATCGGCACCGGACGGCCCCACTTGAGAGACGTCGGACAGAGCTTGGAACATCAGGCTCGCCGAGGTGGCGCCCGGGTCCTGGTGACCGACACTGCGCTCGCCGAGATAGGACGCCCGGCCCTTGCGGGCCCGCATCGGCACGGTGGCCTCGGCGCCCGCCGTTGCGGCGCGCGCCGCCGCCGCGGCCGCCTGCGCCAGGCCCGCGCCCGCGGCCACCGCCTGCTCGAAGGCGTCCAGCGCGGGCGCGTACGCGTCGATCATGGTCTTGTCGCCCGGCGCCGCGCCGCCCAGCTTGCGGACCGCGTCCAGCCCGGCGCGCAGCGCCGCCACCAGCTCGTCCGGCCGTACCGCCGAGGTCTGCGGCAGCGCCCTGCCGGCCGCGCGCAGGGCGCTGCCGTAGAGCGGGCCGGACGCGCCACCCACCCGGGACATCAGCGTGCTCCCCGCCTTGGCCAGCACCTCGCCGACGGTCGGCGGGGCCTCCTGGTCCAGCGCGGCGACCACCGCGGTGAACCCGCGGTTCAGGTTCACCCCGTGGTCGCCGTCGCCGATCGCGGCGTCCAACCGGGTGAGCCGGTCGGCGCCGGCGGCCACCGCGGCGGCGGTGGCGCGCATCCACTCCCGGGCCAGCGCGACGTCCATGGTCAGGCGCCCCAGCGCAGGCCGGGGGTGCGCACCGGGGCGTCCCAGAGCCGGATCATCTCGTCGGTGGCCCGGCACAGCGTCAGCGACATGCCGGCCATGTCCAGACTGGTCACGTAGTTGCCGACCAGCCGCCGGGCGATCGGCACCCCGCGCTCGGCGAGATACCGGGCGGCCTCGCCACAGATCAGGTACAGCTCGATCAGCGGAGTC is a genomic window of Actinoplanes teichomyceticus ATCC 31121 containing:
- a CDS encoding methyl-accepting chemotaxis protein, which encodes MGLGGAFDNRSLRTKIGAAALTATVGGLIVGGMSISTVHDLNQKAADAQHKSIAIQSAVTSFSQNVEAFVGNSSSMQLYPQFAKEIGEVMAANKKAVEGALSSLETALPGDAAVARTQKDWDAFLAFLDQDSSNLSQAELTRVLTEYTQLHDKLGADAKGLQDQAAAMAETQIADADSAATSASWTIAGVLAVGVLLSLLMGFRVAARVRADVRGVSRLAEGLAEGDLTRTSGVVGQDEVGQMAAALDRGIARLRDDVVQLAGSAATLQHAAGQLTSVSTAVDAAATEASAQAGTVSAAAETVSGNLQVVSAGAQEMGSAIRDISVSTSEATDVVVQAVQAAAATNAIVARLGESSAEIATVVKVITSIAEQTNLLALNATIEAARAGELGKGFAVVAGEVKDLAQETAKATEDISQRVQSIQADTSGAVSAIEEISEIIERINGLQLTIASAVEEQTATTQEMNRTLAEAAGGAGEIAATITGVSEATRRTTDSVGDTRRAADELTTTANQLQSVVSRFRY
- the dhaL gene encoding dihydroxyacetone kinase subunit DhaL: MDVALAREWMRATAAAVAAGADRLTRLDAAIGDGDHGVNLNRGFTAVVAALDQEAPPTVGEVLAKAGSTLMSRVGGASGPLYGSALRAAGRALPQTSAVRPDELVAALRAGLDAVRKLGGAAPGDKTMIDAYAPALDAFEQAVAAGAGLAQAAAAAARAATAGAEATVPMRARKGRASYLGERSVGHQDPGATSASLMFQALSDVSQVGPSGADSAGVKHC